From the genome of Capsicum annuum cultivar UCD-10X-F1 chromosome 4, UCD10Xv1.1, whole genome shotgun sequence:
AAGCCTAACTTATTTCAACATTGATTGGCAATTATTCActtattttgtggactgtttgtgCAAACTTATACATAATGAATTTATGTATCTtgttaaacttatggttatatcatttcatttcatttcatccatgttgagttatttatatttgagaatgaaaaaacaagtttgaaaaaaaaattatttttctaaaaaaatcacaaatttcaaatGCTCGATCATGACAAAGAaaggctcactactttaatctttaaaattgaaataaaatcttCAACATAGTAACGTTTTCTTTGATTAGAAAGATTTTTATTAATAGAAACTAGACGTTTGTTCAAGCAATTAAcatgaaatttctaagtatgAAAAAATCGCAATGAATGAATGTTATATGAGAAAATTCCATGATGTTTTCAAGTTTGATTCTCGAATGAAAGTTTGAGGTTGCTGGTAAAGATGGAGTTTGTTGATGATAGTTCTTTTTGGAATCCAGGAACACCCGCAGCCGCTACCAGTGGTGCGCACTGGGTAAACCCCTAACTGTGCAATAGCTTGTAAATCACACAGGAGATATAAACCGCACTAGATAAACCCCGTGCGACAGGCTCATGGCATGGGGGAATCGATCCCAGATAGCTCATGGCACTAGGTTGATGATAGTTTTGACTCAAGTTATAATCTCGACGCTTATTAAAAATGTTATTACAGTGATCTCACTCCACGCGTTACACACCCgttcttacaaaaaaaaaaatagtcgtATCTAGGGTGTTATGTGATTGGCTATGAAAATGCTTGCTAATAACgtcagaaagaaaaataaataggaaGGCCATTTTGGGGTCACAAAAGTCCATAAGAAGTACCATTCAAAGTGATTGAATTGGATTAAATTGTGGACCATTCAAACTTCTGGATACTACAAAACAACAAAACGAATAGTGGGCACTacacaaattctctcaaatccAATATTGTATTATACAATTCACACACCAAGTACCAATATAATTTTGCAAATTCTCGACTCAAGAAACAATTTTCACAGCTATGTTTCTTGTTACAATCCCACACGAAATTGAATTGGCAGCTCATAATAGTAGTATAATTTTATCCGTTCAAGTCTTGATAAGCCAGGTCCTTTTTATATGTAGAACAAAAATAAACCGTTCTCAAACAACTACTATCATTTTTGTTCCTATTTCAAAATTCTAACAAGGACTGATACTTTGTTTTGCACTAGGACCACGACTTTATgtccttttgttttatttttttaatgaaagatGCAAActtttcataccaaaatataagttaagagaaaaaaacaaaaatgggtTTAAAAATACAGCCCAAAATTAAACAGGAAAGTGGAAATGGTCCATGGGGGGACACTCTCTCATGTGAAAGTCATGTGCAGATTCTTATCCTCTTTCTTTTGGTTAATCATATCTTATAATAGTGGACCATCTTGCCTACCATTCTGCCTGGTGTCACcatctcatttaattttttttccttccatATGTCACACATTAATTGGGTTAAAACTTACACGCAAATGGTGTATACACCAGACCAATACATACATaccatgtgtttgaatttaaaactcatgttacttaatcatgattaattaacatatattttacttgatttaattGCTTAActgtggtaaaaaatattagtttGGTGTATACATTAGGTGCGTGTAAGTTTTAACCAATTAATTGTGTGAAACTTTCTACAtttcataaattaataaaaataaatttcacattTTTGGGTGGTCCATAAAATTCGAATTAACCAACTTGTGAAACAAAAGAAACCTCTCACTAATATAATGTAAATatgtaaaaagaaaagaaaagtttcaTCTCAAGCTTATTCTCTCACACTAAATTGGAACAAGAAaaccaaaactttttttttctttttggaaagtctacaaaaaaaaaaaaagcaacaataaaaaaacaaaatttgagGTACAATAGACTTTCTTACAATGCTCAAAAGAAAACGTACGACTTGTGCGTAGTTTGTGTCTAAGAGATTTTTTGTAAGGATTGTTATTCTTGAATGTTCTCAAGTCTCAACATCATCCTATTTGGTAAAAATCCAAACTTTTCCACAAATGCACAATGTATACGAAGGTTCAAATACTAAACAAACCATGTTTCCTTTTTGGGGGGTTTGGTTATCCATTATCCACTTAAGCGAACAATTCAGGATTTAAGTTCTATGAGTTTATCTCACTCTGTACCTGCTTCATGGAGATCGAAAGTAGATTCACCTATGAGAAAGAGCTCTCCTAAGCTCTTGTGCCAATAAGGTAGGGGCACTAAGGTGTGGCAAATGACCTTCAATATTCAACCAATGCACTGTGTTCCGCCCACCAAGGTGGTTCTTTAGGTACATGGCGACTGAAGCAGGTACGGAGTGATCCCTTGCTGTCTGAAAAATGTGACATGGTACTTTCACAAGGCCTAAAACACCCCTCATGTCACTATTAAACACTGTCCTTGACACAAACAATGTTATGTCTGGTCTCATATTGAACAATGTCCTGCTGAATTCTCGTACGGCCGCCGGAACATCGGCTCCGACGGCCAATGGGGCAAAACCATTGACCCATGCTTCATAATTTGCCTCCATGGCTGAAAATACTTTCTCAATTTCTCCTGGTTCAAATCCACCATGGTAGTCTTCATCATTCAAGAACCTAATTAGAGtgaacatgattattatattaaagATTTGGTGgagccaaaaagaaaaaagagatctctttatttttagtttaagataAGGATTCTCAAACATGACAAAGTTAAGTGATTGATCATATCATTCCTAGGCAAATACATGAATTCTGTCAAACAAAACTTAGGATAAGATAAGTTAATTTGACAAAAGTGTTCTTAACTTTATGGGAAAAGTAAACagaaaacaataaacaaaatgaCCACGTTAAATATTCCCATTTCTGAGTAGGGCAAACTAGTAGAAATAAGTGTACCCGGAAACtccaatatacacatatacatacaaatatcTCATTTACTTTGCAAAATTAGTTGTATATCCTTCTtcaaaagtatactttaaaaAATGACGACTATAATATTCATTTTAGTCGTCTTCGtacattttttctttaattaaataaaagtgCCGTGCATATCTTACTACTATAATATTCATAACTATTAACATTTAGTAAACTGAGGGAGTACTAAATGgctattattaatttatcaaaactcCTTTACCCATTGTGACCCATATTCCAATTCCTACAAATTGTACTCTTTTCATCCCAAAGACTTTGTCATGTTCATttctaaaactaaaaaatcatTTCTAAGATTTATggaatgaaaataaattaaataaatttaaaatattcaataacTGTAAGAAAAACAGTAAGTGCAATTTGCAGTTTTTCACATGAACAAATAAATTCACGAATTTATTTACAATTCTTTGTCTTGAACCGGGGAAACAGTTTTTCTACTTCTCcgaaggtagtggtatagactgcgtacagtTTACCtttccagaccccactatgtgaatacactgaatttattgttttttgttgttgtgaCATGAACAAATAGATTTACGTTCATACCGTTTGACTTTCGAATTTCCAAATTGAAAGCTAAAGTAGTGAAAGTGTTTAAAAAAGTGAAATGTTTAGTTTACCTGGGAGAAGCACCAATGAGAATAAGTTTAGAAAACAGTTCAGGTCTTCTGATAGAAGCTAAAATCCCAATGATAGCAGAGACAGAGTGTCCAACATAAGCACAACGATCAATACCAAGTGCATCAAGTATATTAAGGAGGTCATCAACATAAGGATCAAGTGTTGTATAACGGTGAAAATCGAAAAAATCAGGATTGACACTGCCTGCACAGACAAGATCATACAAAACAACACGATAATCGCGGAGAAAAAATGGTAATATTCTGTTCCAAGCTGATTGGTCTGTACCAATTCCATGTGCTAGTACTAGAAATCTGTTGCCAGTACCTACGACTCGAACGTTAAGAGCATCTAAAAGTGTCTGACCCATTTTTGAGTTTTCGAAATTATAGGTGGaggattaaaaaaaatgaagaatatgTATAAGGGATTATTGGAAAATCCAAAGAGTGTACTgactctttttaaaataaaagttgggTAGATGAGTTGTGTGAATGGGAATGAGTCTTTGGAGGGGTGTAGTATTtataaagttgccaaaagtcagCTACTTTCTCCGTCCACCCATCTTTATTTGTTTAGTTTGTCCATTTTTGACTATTGTATGAATAGTGCTTATagttaataaaaagaataaaatagatataatatgataaattatgacttaaacaagtaaaattagataattgtaataaaatgaaaaagtaaaaatggACGAAGAAGTACTTTAGATGTATTTTTGTGGAAAAAtgaatttgtcaaaaaatatccTTATTAATAAGGTTCTactgaaaaaataatatttatagatatttttaaTAAGGTTCTactgaaaaaataatatttacacTCTATAAAGTAAAGATAATGTTTACGTATATTATATATTTCTTAATTCTAGTTATGTGATTCTGCTacatgtattgttgttgttgtggcagTTTGTATCAAAGTAGAAAACTGTTATTTTTAAaacgaagaaaaaaaagaattgatacactttatatataattaaacaaatTAAATGTCTTTCGTTATATTTTAGCCCACTACCTCACACCCAAGGGCGGATTTAGAGTAATAGGTGAGAGTTCTCGAGAATTTAGTAACTTTCATgagatttttgtatttatatagaaAAATTTAGTTAATATATATTGAGAATTCATAAATAAAGGGTGTTATTAGTCTAGTGGTAAAGATAAAGCTGGCTAAAGCTTTGTGGGCCTCTTGGTTGGGTTCTcacccactatatttgatttttattttggccaatgaatttacaaattttactttCTAGATCCGTCTCTGCTCGCACCTTATCGTTCAATGTTAGATCATTTTCGCATACCTTCGGAAtatgtttaataatttttttataattcaaaACACACAAAAGGTAATTAAATTTAACAAAAATTGACTCGTGACAAGCACGTAAGCTGTTTAAACTGAAAACGCCATCGCATTCGAATTTTTCTCTATTCATTCTTTTTCCAATTTGCATCTTAAAAAATTAATGACCAACACTAGCCAATTCCGTTAAATATAGCTATCATCACATAATAGGAGATTAATAAAACTACTCAATTTTGATAAACATAAAAGGAAGAAACTGTCT
Proteins encoded in this window:
- the LOC107867233 gene encoding probable strigolactone esterase DAD2; protein product: MGQTLLDALNVRVVGTGNRFLVLAHGIGTDQSAWNRILPFFLRDYRVVLYDLVCAGSVNPDFFDFHRYTTLDPYVDDLLNILDALGIDRCAYVGHSVSAIIGILASIRRPELFSKLILIGASPRFLNDEDYHGGFEPGEIEKVFSAMEANYEAWVNGFAPLAVGADVPAAVREFSRTLFNMRPDITLFVSRTVFNSDMRGVLGLVKVPCHIFQTARDHSVPASVAMYLKNHLGGRNTVHWLNIEGHLPHLSAPTLLAQELRRALSHR